The Kryptolebias marmoratus isolate JLee-2015 linkage group LG9, ASM164957v2, whole genome shotgun sequence nucleotide sequence GTTAAATATTATTACACGGACTAATGAAACTTGTCACAACTTTAAGCATCatgtagaaaaaaacatctaaaactggaGGTCGTTaatcaaaactcaaaaaaaatctacaatagtttgtttttttcctctcagccgTTAGAAACATCAAATGAAAAGCGTTTGAGGAAAGGGTTAGACCTTcaacttttattgtttgctaaagttgctttgctgttgtggccattttgaatctaGTCGGCTACAAAATTCAATGGGTTGTAGATGTtctgacactttttttctttattaaaatctattcagtggctcgtgaaatattttgctaacggtacagacaaatgaacgcacacaggcacaggcaaaaCCATTCCCGCTCTGCCTTCGCCTTCAGGCTGTGAAAATCTGCAGACATGATAAATTGGGGTGCTAAGCGGGATTGCAAGAGTTTCTTTGTGCTGCAACTTAGGAATAATtatgatatttttcttttacatttcaattttctgcttctttgttgaactaaaaacacaaactaaagaaatgttGTTCTGGTAATTACAGTTTAGACACAGAAGTAGTGAGTTCTTATAAAGATGATCgtgtctttaaatgttctgtacTGTATTTGGTGTGTTTCCATCTGCAGCCGTGTCGGGGACTCTCCTATTATCGGTGCAGGGGCCTATGCAGACAGCTCAGCTGGTGCTGCTGCAGCGACTGGAGATGGAGACATCATGATGCGCTTCCTACCAAGGTGCTTTGACCGTATTTCCTAAtgaattttaaatttcctttctGTGTCACTGGAGGGTTGCATAAAAACATGGAACAGTATGCATTAAGTAAAGGTAAAAAATCGTTCACAAAGAAGCGAAATAAGaattcacttaaaaacaactctCACTGCaataaacactttatttctTAGAGTACATCCACATTCTATCCAcacaaacttttgtttgtttcttttaaaagttgaaGTTTTTCTGTATAACAAAATCAGTTCCTGCCAGTCAAATATACACCCAACTGAACCAATTTCACAGGTTGACAAAATCCAAACTCCTCCACATTCTCTAACCTGATGCTATTTACCAACtatcttgtgaaaaaaaaaaagactgctgtgttttgttttgttttttgataataaaaatgttgagaatAAATTGACATTTGTGACATGTGTAGATTTTAAACAGCTAACTTCTAATGTCAGCATTGAGCTCCATGTGCATAAATagtattagaaaaaaaaggagacatggCTACATTGCCCTAAAACTGTCATCTGCACATTGCACCAAAGAAGCAAAATATCATTTAAgcagtgcttgttttttttttttaaggccatgaaaatgtttttgctcatctgAAAGCTTTATTTATCTAGGCTAGTTTAGAAAGCACACACACCAACCACATCTGAGGGCTGTCTATttcagttatagttttttaACTCGTTTCCTGGAACTGCTGCAGCTTGTATTCAAAAGGACCTTGCTATTAGTGGACTGAATTGTGTTTATTCGTGCCCACATTTCTCCCACAAGTCAGAAGGTTTTTATTGGTGTGGTTAGAAAGCTTACTGCAAACCAGcatccacattttttaaaaaagcattttctctCTCGTTTtcaactttattaaaatattatataaaaggCACTCTGCCAAACGGAGAATGTTACAAAAACTGACGACTTGCTGGCAATCGGCGTGCAACGGGGTTAATTTTGGTTCCAAAGTATTCACAGGGGAACTAGATTCATGTACGCTGCATCCCAGAGACggcaaatcacaaaaaaattaaataaaaaacaaaactggacaaGAGGCTATTTGTTTTAAGATTCCTGTACATTTTCCAAATGAAATCTAAACATTTAGTGATCTTATTTAGTCGTAGATTTGAAATGCATCATTTACTGTTTCTGCAGTTGACCCCAGGCTAATGGGGGTAATGTTGCTGGTGATGCAACTCATTTGAAAGCATTGGTAAAATTATAGCAattcccccccccaccccccaccctcccagTCTATTCCgctatattttttcatcattattattCTAAAAGCATCATTATCATGATCCTGGTTGGTGGCCTTGACAGCCCTTGTTAGTTTGCCTTACGTCTCCTCCGTGTCATCTTGCCAACAGTTACTTGGCCGTGGAGCTGATGAGGGCCGGGGCTGATCCCTCAGCAGCCTGCAAGTCGGCTATTTCCAGAATCAAGAGGCATTACTCCGACTTCTTTGGAGCCATAATCTGTGCTAACATAACAGGCCATTATGGTGAGTGTGTGGGTTCACAAATACAGACTGCCATTGTCTTCTTTCCAAAGGTAATTATGCAAATCCACTGGgattcagaaaaaagaaaacgggggagaaaaaaaaaagaattaatatTCACCTAATAATGTTCAGGTGTTAGTGGGCTTCTGAAAAGAAGACAATTCTGTGTAAATGAAGCCTAAACGGATACAATGTGTGCacaaaaaggtgtgtgtgtgtattatattagaatttaatttgatgttttacatCTTTGTGATGGTCACAATGCAGGCATCCCACAGAACATCTTCATGtacataatgttatggctgatgaGTGTATGAATTTCCCTTCAGAattctcttttctttgaaaCTTAGTGTTAATATAATTAATGcctgacctttttttaaacaaaggccAGGCATTAATTACAttgatttgtgttttgtctAAAGGTTACTAGACCTCAGCCTTTCCTAAGATGCATCAAACTGTCTTCTGTTTTGGagtttttcatccattttttccacagaagagctcaaacaaaatctgtttcagcCTAGAAATTTTGTTCTCATGGCAACAGTGATAAATTTTGTAATCCTTCTGGCAGATAAAGAGGCACACCCTTTGGCTCTTCCCTTTTACTCAGCTCTTAGCTTGTTTCACCTTCAGATACTAACATGCACTTTCTCTGATATCTACATTTACcttataaacattatttttgatgCATATATAACCACCTACTCTgctccaagaaaaaaaaaagattagaatgtaaataaaacagcaagattaaaatgtaataatgacCTAATTAGGATAAACCACAGATGCATTCATTTTATATaatgcataaaaacagaacataaagcaTACATGGATTTGTTTAATAATgatcctgtttgtttgcttctccCAGGTGCAGCGTGTAACAAAGCCCCCGGCCTCACAGAGTTTCACTTCATGGTGTCAAACTCTGAATCAGACACACCAGTCCTCAAATCTGTAGGttgcttttaaactgtttgattttttttttaaaccatcttttgttgtttatgaatTAAAATTTTCTGTAATGCACTTTAATTCTGGTGATTGAGTCaatgaaacaattttaaaaattggtcACTGATTTCTGCTGATTTGAGACAATAAACCTTTATTAAAAACCAGTGGTAGACCAtgatttaaaaatctaatttgtacAAATACATATATTCACTTTGACTGATCCAACTCTTGTATAgtatatttaaaaggaaaaaaagaagtggaaaaTGGGATGTGATTTAGATGTAACGTACGGCTGATGTGCATTAACACCCTGGAAGgatggagacccctgatctgCTCTCTGCCCACTGGAAGAAGTCACACTGTTTACCCTTCTGAAGGCTGCAGGTGTAGAAAGTCCGTCCATTGTTTGGACCCAGCTTCAGAACCGTCCTCATTAAACAGCGTTTACCGTGGTGACAAAAAGGGAAACGCAAATCAGCCCACTGCAaccagagagagggagagaaaaaatatcaactcaattttagttgttttttttatattgtgaataagttcaaactaaaaatataaaccCAGTTCCACAAAAATAAGTTAGTTTTCACTGTCACCTCAAAGAAGTTACACTTGGTCTCTCTGGGTAGAGAGCAGGTGTAGAATAGCCGGCCCTTGTTCTCCCCCTCCTTGTGGACCACTCTGAGGACAGCTGGACGACAATGGGATGCACAACAAGGGGCAGTGGGACTGGAGGAGACGGAGGCTGCAGCACATGGCGTCTGCTTTGTGCACATACTGACAGAAGAGGAGAAACCGTCACTGCTGTAAGTATAACAAGAATAGCTGTCATTAGGAAACAAGTGACCTCCTTTCAGGCATGTGTAATGATGTTTGTTGGTAATAATTGTATGTAACATGTCCTTCTGTGGCTGTTTATCAGAACTTTCTTAACAATGTTGCATTAAAATTCCACagtcagacttttctttttttttaaacccacacACTTCTCCCTGAACTTGCAAAAAACTTTTCTTATTATAAACTTGTTCATGAATAGCCAACTAAGAGATTCACTCACCCTGAGTTGGGGGCTCCATTTTGAGCTTTGTTACTGGGAAAGGGGCTGTGATCAATTCTCATTTTCTTAGATGGGTGACTGTAGGAGGCCAGCGATTCCCTTTTGGAGAGCTCGGCACTTTGCCTCTGCCAGCCACCAGAGGCGTAATTGGGGCTTGTTGTCCCTTGGCAGAAGCTGTTTTTATATAAACCTCGTTCTGCCGCCAAGGAATTCAAATGACTGCCGGCTTGGGAGAGTGGAGAGTTTACAGGCTTTGGCTTCTTACTCATGTCAGAGAAAACAAGGGTGGAAGTCCCAAATGCAGACCTCCAGTTGACTTTGAGCTCCTCTTGTGGTTTCTTGAAGGCATTACAGGgatatttaattaaatcagCAGTGAAGGGTGATGCTTCATTGCTAATGTCGTCTTTGTGGGCTGTGGAGATGGAGCCAGAGTGAGAAACTCAATTTatgttcagcagctgcagctcattctGATGCACTGGCTGCTCTCACAAAATGCAGGTTGTTGTTAGCTTTAAGTGGTTAGCTTTGTCATAAAATTTACCAGAAAGCAGCATGCTGTTGTGCTCTGTGCTCACATAAAATGCCAGACAACCTTTAATGCTGAAGGTGCAGAAATGAACACAACACATATTTAAGTATGTCTTTTTAGTAAATAGACCGAGTTCAGAGTCATAAACAAGAAGCTGAGGATAACTAGCACTCCAGTTCCTCAAAAACCTTCACACATATGCCCTTGAGAAAGGCCCTCACCCCCAGCTGTTTCTGTGGAGATGCACAGTGGGAGaatatgaaatataaaacagcatATATGTAAATCAGGGCTGTATGAGGATGCAAGACGGTGCTCAGTCAGCTTTATGTGGGGCGTTAagtgtgttatttattttagaggAATCTATAAAATGAATCTAGTATCATTACCAGTTTTTACTCATCTTTGTTCAAATGAAGGGATTTCAGTATGAGTATTGTACTTGTTACTCAGGTTTCCTATTATTTTATCAGCTGAGAGCAAACCCTTAAAGATCACAAGTAAAGTCTGCGTCCTCTCCTAACATTAGTTTATTGTGTTGGAAGACTGGACCAAACAGGACTTGTGATGggactgaataaaaatgactttatttcaaagtttaaaaagtaaaaaaaaaaaaggcaagaacTATAAAATATCTGGACTGACGCTTGTTCAGTTCTTCCTGAAGAGCAGCAGTGAAATGTGTCAATATGAGTTGAGGCATTCAGCTGTGGTTTGCTCGCTGCAGGGCACGTTTTCCAAAGAAaagtttgctgctgctgcaaagtGTCTCAAGACAGTCAGAGAAAAATGACCAGCTGACAGACATGGTCATTACTTGTTCTGCAACATACGAACACTCTCATCACAGAGATGTCCACCCAGCTGACTCCAGTGTCATTTGATGTTTGCTGCGCTGCTCGAAAGCACTGAAGCATTAATGTCAAATTGCACATGCTATTATTCGGCGATATGGCAAAAGAACGGCTACTATTATTTGATTTCTTGTTAACATAGATGTTCTGTCACCCTATTAAAACTAGCGACTAGAAGAGACAGAGATTGTCACTCACCTTCAGGTTTTGGCGTGAGGCAGGCATCGCAGCATTTCGCCGCTGGCTGGTTGATGAGCGTGCAGAGTTGACAAGCccagtcctcttcctccttcttaGCCACATCATCGCTGCTTCTCTCATTATAGGTCCAACCGATCAAACTGTTTCTAAGTGGCAGCTTactgaacacaagaaacaaCAGGGGAAAAAAGTGAGCCTGAAACTTGGgatgacagaaacagctcaacagaaacttttgaaataaatgacatttagcAGAAAGttactgtttattcaaataGTTTGGGTTTGACTTGTTTGACGCTTTTTGATGAATTATTCATTGAAACGTTTTTGTGTAAACgttcattaattaattaataatgtCCACCTAATtgcattcaaacacaaaaaatccaagacagtcaataattaaaaccaacatttacaaaaacccGACTAATAGAAGTGAGTTAATTAAGAGCAGTATTGTTCCATCACACAGCATTAGTTTTACACAGAGAAGCTGGACCAATTAGTTAACTGTAGTCAACAAATATGGGTATTTCAACAGCTGATAGCTTTTACTTTCATTACCATGTCAATTGATTACCAATAGACAACAGTGCTGTGAAAACACCAGAAACTCGCCTCATTACTCGAGAATTTGATGGCAGACTTTATTGTTATTCACATCAGTGGTCCTCAGCAGTTGGTcctcaggctttctgaagggtTTTCTAGGTCTGTCTGAGGACAGTggctgttcatttgtttgtgactttaaaagactaaaagaaaGACCCCTTCCTAGGAAGAAGACCGTATCACTATCGTTGGACAGAATTTAACACCTGATAAACAGCAACTTTAAACTACAACACATGAGACATAAGCTGctgtaaactttgtgtttttaaggttaatATTCTGCTGATGCTGTAAAATAACTGACCATTGTTTTTGAAAGgattttgtatatatatattttttaaaagtttcgtGTAACTTAGAATAAGTTGTACTGAAATGGGCCACAGGCATGCTGctttggaagaaaataaaaaccagcttTGGTTAGTGTTTGATTTAGgagatcaaattaaaaatgagacTTTGCTTATTATTGTCTAACATACTGGGagtattttccttttgtttaatgATTAGAGAAAATGAGCATATGGCTATAATGGGttcaataaaacagcagctttttgaGTAAATAGTAGGAAGTCATAAAGGGAAACTTGTATTTGTAATGAGTGGGTGGGAATGGtaataatgatgatgaaaaGAACTTGTGAAGCCATTTTCCTGCAATTGCTTTTCTATGACAAGCATTTGGATGAATACTGTatccaatatatatatatatatatatatatatatattatctaTACATACGTAACATGTGACATTATTGTTTACTGCAAAAAGGTTTACAGTAGTTGCccaatttttgttgtttagcttcaataaaaaacttaaattactgtgcatttaaaaacatagcAATaactaaatgtatatttatttttagaacaaatgacagaaatatCTTGTGagtagatatatatataaaagggATTCAGTAACTATTATTGACAGATATCCACAACACAAACCCAGACGACATTAAAATAGACAAACGCTTTGCAGTTTAAACAATGGTTAGAATTACggaaggaaaaaaatgcttaataTAATAGCTCCAAGCATAAATGTTAGTGCTCTGACATGAGGCTGGGGTATGTTTGACAAAAAGGCAAATCTGCAGTGCCAACAGTTACAGAGAAGGGAAGAAGCAGCGGCTTTCGGGAACCTTCTCACAGATTGCCTTATCAGCTGTGTAACGCATTGTAAGGGCTTTAGATTCTAACCCCTCACAAAGCTTTGCTCAAACACAGCCCAGGAGGCGATGAGCCTGCACCCTAACTGGCAAACACAGCCATATATGCGCATTAATTCTCACCCCATAACACTTCCCACTCCCTGCCAAGCCCATCTGCCTGCAAAGATGGCCTCTGTGAATTTCAGCATATCATCAGAAGATCTGAACAACTTCTGCAGAAAAGGCATGAAACCTAGCTTCAGCATAtagggttttttgggggggggcattttatttatttatcgtAGAGGAGAATTACTAAAAGATGtgggtttttacattttgctggaacattttgacagattaaaaaaaaaagactttagcTGCAaccatgttttaataaaaaattaaaataacttccAAATTGTATTATTACAAGAAGatttgggcttttattttattttgaaacattttacacaataaaacaaatattaaagctgAATATTACCTTAAATATCACAGCAGTAAATTTAATTTGCCTACGTGTGTTTACATTGGTGAGAAAAAGCAAGATATAActaatcaaagttaaaaaatcTTAAATCACGTTATGTATCAGATTTTAGAACAATACACCAAAACCTCAAGGAAGCAGCTTTTACAGGAATGCAAAACAATCCTTTTTTCCATCAAAGTGCCAACGGTCTACAAGGGTTTCTACCTGATGTCAACTCTGGAGGGATCTCCGTTTTGACAGCGCTCACAGAAGTAAGTCATCCTGCCGTTGTCTCCAAGACGACAGACGGTGATGACACGAGAGCACTGGCCACACTGGGGACGCTTGTAGACTTTGTAATGTTTGTAAAGAGGAGAGCCAGTTTTGCGACACTATTGGAAATGAGAATGGAGGAACAACGAAgaagataaagaaaacagaacaaaagaaaaacagaaccacTCTTCCTTACTTCACTGCTCTGTATGGAGAGGAATGTGGTATTTATGAACTCTGTTAGTGTTTTAACGTTTGAGCTCCATTTATGgtacagctttttctttttttttttaaatgtaataactCCACCTTGAGCCCTTTTGAAccaattttagattttttattaaaataaagacgACTAACCTTATAAAACAGGAGAGTGAAATCTCTAGTCATCTTCACCAAATGGCGAATATGCtcctctgtcagctgctgcaCCTGGAAATTAAGCTGCATTTAGTTATTCTTTAAAAGCCAGACAGTAAATAAACCCCTTTTCAGTATGGCCTCTCATTTTGAATAACAGACGAAAATCAATTCAGAATCTGCAAATCAATACCACACGCATATACACTTGAAAAACGGCAGACATGATTGAAGACGCTGGGCTTAAAAAGATGGAAAGAATAAATatcacatactgtatattcCCAGGACTCACAGCTAAGGCAACAAAGAGTTTATTCTGGATCAGTCGGtgtaaaaaaagtgaattttctGCTATTTCGTGACACATAGAAGCCTGCAAATGGAGGGGAAGCTCATAAACATTCAGTGtcccaaaagaagaaaaagccaaaagtcCTAGATTAATGTTTTGCTTCAGTGTGCTAATACACTTTAAGAGGCCAGACAGCCTGGCAGAATAAAGCCTCAAGTAATAGTTGAATAATAGAAGTATTCACTCTGCGAACGTATCTTTAAGTTAGGGCTAAATTaatagttttatatagagacatATTCCCTTGGAGCTTTGTtaatttttggatgttttacatttaatggataaaaaggtaaatatgaCCTACAAATCGGATGGAAAGCTCTTTGAGTCTCCATTAAGACCGATATGCATTCATGAGATCGTTCtcattttcaaactgcacaTAAGGGAAGGGAAATATGTGCCGCAATGCActtgtttgtcttatttctttttcaccTTCCTCATTTCAATGCGTCGCTCAGCAagcttcaactttttttttttcctgtgagtGTTGTCTTGCATTTTTACCCTCATTTTTTATTCCTCTGCTGAGCACAATCCATCATCTTTTCTATACCTTCACGGCTGGGTGGAGGCCCGAGTCAAACAGGGCTTCGTTTTTAATGATGTTGCCGACTCCCGGCATGACGACTTGGTCTAGGAGAACGTCACAGAGCATCCTGCTACTCTGGCTCCTCACTGCGTCCTCAGAGCGGGAAAGGCTGAACCTGGAAGAGCACATATCCAGACTCTCTGCGGCCCTGACCTTCTGCTCGCAGTCCTCTGTCAACCTGCAAGAATACAGCCTTCTAATACTGGGagaatttcaaaaacaacaagaccACTGATATTTGCACCAGGTCAAATGGAGCTCTGCTGAGCTTATAAATTTCAaaattgtttcagtttctttatcATGGCATGGGACAACATAGGTGAAGATTTTagacagcagaaataaatgtttgtctgGCTACCAAGCGTTACGCCAGGACACAACAGCCCATGATCAGAACAAATGTTGAGCAAAAAAAGACAGCATTTTTCATGCAACAATGGCCACTGTCTTCAGACAAAGCCT carries:
- the neil3 gene encoding endonuclease 8-like 3 isoform X2, with product MVEGPGCTLNGEKIRSKVKTGQKVREVRGSLTRNSSEANNVFVSFLGCQYSGVETLGKELFVYFGSRALRVHFGMNGSMRINPTQRKVKTGSAAALEIHLTNDIVAFFDSTVEIRLTEDCEQKVRAAESLDMCSSRFSLSRSEDAVRSQSSRMLCDVLLDQVVMPGVGNIIKNEALFDSGLHPAVKVQQLTEEHIRHLVKMTRDFTLLFYKCRKTGSPLYKHYKVYKRPQCGQCSRVITVCRLGDNGRMTYFCERCQNGDPSRVDISKLPLRNSLIGWTYNERSSDDVAKKEEEDWACQLCTLINQPAAKCCDACLTPKPEAHKDDISNEASPFTADLIKYPCNAFKKPQEELKVNWRSAFGTSTLVFSDMSKKPKPVNSPLSQAGSHLNSLAAERGLYKNSFCQGTTSPNYASGGWQRQSAELSKRESLASYSHPSKKMRIDHSPFPSNKAQNGAPNSGMCTKQTPCAAASVSSSPTAPCCASHCRPAVLRVVHKEGENKGRLFYTCSLPRETKCNFFEWADLRFPFCHHGKRCLMRTVLKLGPNNGRTFYTCSLQKGKQCDFFQWAESRSGVSILPGC
- the neil3 gene encoding endonuclease 8-like 3 isoform X1 translates to MVEGPGCTLNGEKIRSKVKTGQKVREVRGSLTRNSSEANNVFVSFLGCQYSGVETLGKELFVYFGSRALRVHFGMNGSMRINPTQRKVKTGSAAALEIHLTNDIVAFFDSTVEIRLTEDCEQKVRAAESLDMCSSRFSLSRSEDAVRSQSSRMLCDVLLDQVVMPGVGNIIKNEALFDSGLHPAVKVQQLTEEHIRHLVKMTRDFTLLFYKCRKTGSPLYKHYKVYKRPQCGQCSRVITVCRLGDNGRMTYFCERCQNGDPSRVDISKLPLRNSLIGWTYNERSSDDVAKKEEEDWACQLCTLINQPAAKCCDACLTPKPEAHKDDISNEASPFTADLIKYPCNAFKKPQEELKVNWRSAFGTSTLVFSDMSKKPKPVNSPLSQAGSHLNSLAAERGLYKNSFCQGTTSPNYASGGWQRQSAELSKRESLASYSHPSKKMRIDHSPFPSNKAQNGAPNSGSDGFSSSVSMCTKQTPCAAASVSSSPTAPCCASHCRPAVLRVVHKEGENKGRLFYTCSLPRETKCNFFEWADLRFPFCHHGKRCLMRTVLKLGPNNGRTFYTCSLQKGKQCDFFQWAESRSGVSILPGC